From Paraflavitalea devenefica, the proteins below share one genomic window:
- a CDS encoding helix-turn-helix domain-containing protein, which yields MRFGQRMREIRKHKKLTLQDLEATTGMQNSKISRIENGLTNVEFFTIVRMAEALDVEIMDLFDYDGPLPKSK from the coding sequence ATGAGGTTTGGTCAACGCATGCGTGAAATTCGCAAGCACAAAAAGTTGACCCTTCAGGACTTGGAGGCCACTACTGGAATGCAGAATAGTAAAATCAGCAGAATTGAGAATGGGTTGACCAATGTGGAGTTTTTTACTATTGTACGTATGGCAGAAGCGCTGGACGTAGAAATTATGGATCTCTTCGATTACGACGGCCCGCTCCCCAAAAGCAAATAA
- a CDS encoding type II toxin-antitoxin system RelE/ParE family toxin, whose protein sequence is MIKSIRHKALRQLWEEGKTAKLPKDQLKRISQILKLLDEAKVIPQDFTSLQMFRIHPLVGNLKGYWSLTVKENWRIIFTWDGTNVNDVDYIDYH, encoded by the coding sequence ATGATAAAAAGTATCAGGCACAAGGCCCTGCGACAATTATGGGAAGAAGGAAAAACGGCGAAATTGCCCAAAGATCAGCTAAAGCGGATATCTCAAATTTTGAAACTTCTTGATGAGGCAAAGGTTATTCCGCAAGATTTTACATCCCTACAAATGTTCAGGATACATCCACTTGTAGGGAATTTAAAAGGTTACTGGTCTTTGACTGTTAAAGAGAACTGGAGAATAATATTTACGTGGGATGGCACTAATGTTAATGATGTGGACTATATTGATTATCACTAA
- a CDS encoding HigA family addiction module antitoxin, with product MLKRGLPHTHPGEILKSELVEERGLTITEIAKAMGLSRVAVSNVLNEKAAVTPEFAVRFATVFGGTADIWLRLQASYDLEQAEKKVKRLKLKPYQYKHSA from the coding sequence ATGTTAAAAAGAGGTTTACCACATACTCATCCTGGAGAAATCTTAAAGAGTGAATTGGTTGAAGAACGGGGATTGACTATTACGGAAATTGCAAAAGCAATGGGTTTATCCCGTGTTGCTGTTTCTAACGTGTTAAATGAAAAGGCAGCAGTTACCCCTGAATTTGCTGTACGATTTGCTACCGTTTTTGGTGGTACGGCAGATATATGGTTGAGATTACAGGCCAGTTATGATCTGGAGCAGGCGGAGAAGAAGGTAAAGCGGCTAAAGCTAAAGCCATATCAATACAAGCATTCAGCTTAA
- a CDS encoding phosphatase PAP2 family protein, translated as MFKSPTHLLPVLLLATFCTYGQSLDSTKNILPGKDTLPVAVIRSVQPVKRSFPVSMLIIPAACISYGITSLESDGLKSVNEGIREELWEEEEPHPKTKIDNYLQWTPAAAVYVLNAFGIKGAHDFGDRTIIYGLSTAIMGATVYVTKDLSKQWRPDISDRHSFPSGHTATAFAAAEFLRKEYWQVSPWYGIAGYAVAATTGYLRMYNNKHWFSDVVAGAGIGILSTDLAYYLYPTVKKLFVKKGKGTTVAAPFYQQGAMGLSLVHRF; from the coding sequence ATGTTTAAATCGCCTACGCACCTCTTGCCTGTATTATTATTGGCCACGTTCTGCACGTATGGCCAGTCGTTGGATTCCACAAAAAACATATTGCCCGGGAAAGATACACTACCTGTTGCCGTAATAAGGTCCGTACAGCCGGTAAAAAGATCATTCCCGGTGAGTATGCTCATCATACCGGCTGCCTGCATTTCCTATGGCATTACTTCCCTGGAAAGTGATGGATTAAAATCAGTAAATGAGGGAATAAGGGAAGAATTGTGGGAAGAGGAAGAGCCGCATCCAAAAACAAAGATTGACAACTATTTGCAGTGGACCCCTGCTGCTGCTGTATATGTGCTGAATGCATTCGGTATAAAAGGAGCACATGATTTTGGTGACCGCACCATCATCTATGGACTTTCCACGGCGATTATGGGCGCCACCGTATATGTCACCAAAGACCTCAGTAAACAATGGCGGCCTGACATTTCCGACCGGCATTCTTTCCCTTCCGGCCATACGGCCACTGCTTTTGCGGCAGCAGAATTCCTGCGCAAAGAATACTGGCAGGTTTCGCCCTGGTATGGCATAGCGGGTTATGCGGTGGCTGCTACTACGGGTTACCTGCGTATGTACAACAACAAGCACTGGTTTAGCGATGTGGTGGCCGGTGCAGGCATCGGCATCCTGTCTACCGACCTCGCTTATTACCTGTATCCTACTGTTAAAAAACTGTTCGTTAAAAAGGGGAAGGGAACTACCGTAGCGGCTCCTTTTTATCAACAAGGGGCTATGGGGCTGTCCCTTGTACACCGGTTTTAA
- a CDS encoding sulfite oxidase-like oxidoreductase, protein MEESDKLKRVVEARMKLKARFEDKIQSTPSVADDRPLGSGKPNRHGMPVVPIGQVVTKKWPVLDLGIQPDIPLHEWRLTLDGEVEHPVQLNWDEFMALPQTDDTSDFHCVTTWSKLDMNWRGVRLLDLAALVQPKETATHILCYGYDDYTTNVSLEEALKPDVLLAHTVEGNPLPKEHGGPVRMITPQLYAWKGSKWISRIQFLSHNVLGFWEERGYSNTAYPWRNDRYS, encoded by the coding sequence ATGGAAGAATCTGACAAACTAAAAAGGGTAGTGGAAGCACGCATGAAACTCAAAGCCCGCTTTGAGGACAAAATACAATCAACTCCTTCTGTGGCAGATGATAGGCCCCTGGGGTCTGGTAAGCCCAATCGCCATGGCATGCCGGTGGTACCCATCGGGCAGGTCGTAACCAAAAAATGGCCCGTGCTCGACCTCGGCATTCAACCCGATATACCCTTACACGAATGGCGGCTCACACTGGACGGAGAGGTGGAACATCCTGTTCAACTAAACTGGGATGAATTCATGGCACTCCCCCAAACCGATGATACTTCCGACTTCCATTGCGTGACTACCTGGTCCAAACTGGACATGAACTGGCGAGGCGTGCGCCTGCTTGATCTGGCCGCCCTGGTACAACCCAAAGAAACAGCCACCCATATTTTATGTTATGGCTATGATGATTATACTACCAACGTTTCGCTCGAAGAAGCCCTGAAGCCTGATGTATTGCTGGCACATACTGTGGAAGGAAACCCATTACCCAAAGAACATGGCGGACCTGTACGCATGATCACACCGCAACTCTATGCCTGGAAGGGTTCCAAATGGATCAGCCGCATACAATTTCTGTCCCACAATGTATTGGGCTTTTGGGAAGAAAGAGGCTATTCCAATACAGCCTATCCCTGGCGCAATGACCGTTATAGTTAA
- a CDS encoding putative toxin-antitoxin system toxin component, PIN family, with product MLAVIDTNVLLVSISERSKYHWLYKAIVENRYSIAITHDILIEYEEKIGQHWHPDVAANVIRTLLELPNVKLATSYFSLNIITADPDDNKFVDCAFASNADYIVTNDSDFNALKKINFPVIKVVNMDAFKDIVQQL from the coding sequence TTGCTGGCCGTCATAGACACAAATGTTCTTTTAGTCTCTATATCTGAACGATCAAAGTATCATTGGCTTTACAAAGCAATTGTTGAAAACCGCTATTCAATAGCGATTACCCATGATATTCTCATTGAATACGAAGAAAAAATAGGGCAACACTGGCATCCTGATGTTGCTGCAAATGTTATCCGTACACTTCTTGAACTTCCCAATGTAAAGCTGGCAACTTCTTATTTCTCCCTCAACATCATAACGGCAGACCCGGACGACAATAAATTCGTTGATTGTGCTTTTGCTTCAAATGCCGATTACATAGTTACAAATGATAGTGATTTTAATGCACTAAAAAAGATCAATTTTCCTGTGATCAAGGTGGTAAATATGGATGCTTTCAAAGATATAGTACAGCAGTTGTAA
- a CDS encoding sensor histidine kinase — protein sequence MSINDVINVFLTATLLVISITASFILLMKYIKKNKNSAAQQELYIGNEKETQLLKTQLELQEQTIQNISQEIHDNIGQALTFVKLNINTIDLHKVEETQNKLAESKELISKAIMDLRHLAKALNTDFIKEAGLAACIEYQLHFLEKTGLYTTRFHMSESWCKSQPETELVLFRVVQELLNNIVKHAEASVIEVGMDCRKDKLLVTVTDNGKGFEQSAASLTSGDKGMGLGNMKKRIAIIQGNISIDSAPGRGTSVFIEVPQKTYSANSQHTANKSSDIYNYLPA from the coding sequence ATGTCCATCAACGACGTTATTAATGTATTCCTGACTGCCACCTTGCTTGTCATAAGCATAACGGCAAGCTTCATCCTGCTCATGAAGTACATAAAGAAAAACAAGAACAGCGCTGCACAGCAGGAGCTATATATTGGGAATGAAAAGGAAACACAATTGCTCAAAACCCAACTGGAGTTACAGGAACAAACTATTCAGAACATCAGCCAGGAAATTCATGACAACATCGGGCAGGCGCTGACCTTTGTGAAGCTCAACATCAATACCATTGACCTGCATAAGGTGGAGGAAACGCAGAATAAACTGGCCGAATCAAAAGAGCTCATCTCCAAAGCCATCATGGACCTGCGTCACCTTGCCAAAGCGCTCAACACCGATTTTATTAAAGAGGCCGGGCTGGCAGCCTGCATAGAATACCAGCTTCATTTCCTGGAGAAAACAGGATTATATACCACCCGCTTTCACATGTCAGAATCCTGGTGTAAGAGCCAGCCGGAAACAGAGCTGGTGTTGTTCCGGGTAGTGCAGGAATTGCTCAATAATATTGTAAAACATGCTGAAGCCTCTGTTATTGAGGTGGGTATGGATTGCCGGAAAGACAAATTGCTCGTTACCGTAACTGATAACGGGAAAGGCTTTGAGCAATCTGCCGCATCGCTAACCAGTGGCGACAAGGGGATGGGGCTGGGCAATATGAAAAAACGCATTGCCATCATACAGGGCAATATATCCATAGATAGCGCGCCGGGCAGGGGCACCAGCGTGTTCATAGAAGTTCCGCAGAAAACCTACAGTGCCAATAGTCAGCATACAGCCAACAAAAGCAGTGATATATACAACTATTTACCTGCCTGA
- a CDS encoding EamA family transporter has protein sequence MWKYYAVLSAFFAGLTAILAKMGLKGISGNLATAVRTVVILFISWGIVLAAGQMREVKNLSRHNLLFLILSGVATGLSWIFYFKALETGPVSKVAPIDKLSVPIAIGLSVLLLKESVDWKTIAGALLIVAGTVILIR, from the coding sequence ATGTGGAAGTACTATGCGGTTCTGTCGGCTTTCTTTGCCGGCCTTACCGCCATCCTGGCGAAGATGGGCCTGAAAGGTATCAGTGGCAACCTGGCCACTGCCGTACGTACGGTAGTGATCTTATTTATATCCTGGGGTATTGTGCTGGCCGCCGGACAGATGCGAGAAGTAAAGAACCTGAGCCGGCATAACCTGCTGTTCTTGATCTTATCCGGTGTAGCCACGGGGCTTTCCTGGATCTTTTATTTCAAGGCCCTGGAAACCGGCCCCGTATCGAAAGTAGCGCCCATTGACAAGCTGAGCGTACCCATTGCGATCGGGTTATCTGTTTTGCTATTGAAAGAATCTGTTGACTGGAAAACAATTGCCGGCGCCCTGCTGATTGTGGCAGGGACGGTTATCCTCATTCGATGA
- a CDS encoding sigma-70 family RNA polymerase sigma factor, with protein sequence MSVVKDYQRTLFSYAYNILGSSEDAKDAIQDVLVKYISGPKKDLENEKAYLIRGVINQSINLKKKKQRIAGDPMWLPEPVATEKADAGINREEIISYSMMVLLENLNPKERAAFILKEAYDYSHEDIAQALSITVENSRKLLSRAKNKLATPAKSMEETSLQAPVYLENYIAVIKSGDIKSLEKMLAQDVSVATDGGGKIKIVRELTEGFQATAELILYVYHHYQQQHNIRLSFVNHQPALLFYDKEKIFNCQVFEIDPATGKITHIWSMVDPEKLKNLSLG encoded by the coding sequence ATGTCTGTTGTGAAGGATTATCAGCGTACTTTATTCTCTTATGCCTACAATATCCTTGGTTCTTCGGAAGATGCCAAAGATGCCATCCAGGATGTGCTCGTTAAATACATATCGGGTCCCAAAAAAGACCTGGAGAATGAAAAAGCCTACCTTATCCGGGGTGTCATCAACCAATCCATCAACCTCAAAAAGAAGAAACAACGCATAGCCGGCGATCCTATGTGGCTGCCCGAACCGGTAGCCACCGAAAAAGCCGATGCCGGCATCAACCGGGAGGAGATCATCTCTTACTCCATGATGGTACTGCTGGAAAACCTCAATCCCAAAGAAAGAGCAGCCTTCATCCTCAAGGAAGCCTACGACTATTCGCATGAAGACATTGCCCAGGCCCTTTCTATCACCGTAGAGAACTCCCGCAAGCTGCTCAGTCGCGCCAAAAATAAATTAGCTACACCGGCAAAATCAATGGAAGAAACCTCCTTGCAGGCGCCTGTCTACCTTGAAAATTACATAGCTGTCATAAAAAGCGGGGACATCAAATCCCTCGAAAAAATGCTGGCGCAGGATGTATCTGTAGCAACCGATGGCGGCGGGAAGATCAAGATCGTCCGGGAACTCACGGAAGGCTTCCAGGCTACTGCCGAACTCATCTTGTATGTATATCATCATTATCAGCAGCAACACAACATCAGGCTGTCCTTTGTGAATCACCAGCCTGCCCTGCTGTTTTATGATAAGGAGAAGATCTTTAACTGCCAGGTTTTTGAAATAGACCCCGCCACGGGGAAGATAACCCATATCTGGTCGATGGTAGATCCGGAAAAACTAAAAAATCTTTCATTGGGTTAA
- a CDS encoding FAD-binding oxidoreductase, with protein MSAEEHIVKILAAEFVTHNVRRFTLEKPVGYRFEPGQATEISINKPDWKNERRPFTFTSLNEWEHLEFTIKIYSDRQGVTNELGKLQPDDELILHDVWGTIHYEGPGTFIAGGAGVTPFIAILRQLYNTGKLGNNQLIFSNRTEKDIILKEEFTAMLGDRFINTLTQEKTTQYDNHKIDAAYLQEVVKDFNQYFYICGPDAMVDELEQTLIGLGVPKEKVVREQF; from the coding sequence ATGTCAGCAGAAGAACACATCGTGAAAATATTGGCGGCTGAATTTGTTACCCACAACGTACGACGCTTTACCCTGGAGAAACCTGTTGGCTATCGCTTTGAACCGGGACAGGCCACTGAAATAAGCATCAATAAGCCGGATTGGAAAAACGAGCGCCGGCCATTTACCTTTACCAGCCTCAATGAATGGGAGCATCTTGAGTTTACCATCAAAATATATTCCGATCGCCAGGGGGTGACCAATGAGCTGGGCAAGCTACAGCCCGATGATGAGCTTATCCTGCACGATGTGTGGGGTACCATTCACTACGAGGGGCCTGGCACCTTCATTGCCGGTGGGGCAGGGGTAACGCCTTTTATAGCCATCCTGCGGCAACTGTACAATACAGGCAAGCTGGGCAATAACCAGCTCATCTTTTCCAACCGTACTGAAAAAGACATCATCCTGAAAGAGGAGTTCACGGCCATGCTGGGCGATCGTTTCATCAACACCCTTACACAGGAGAAGACCACTCAATACGATAACCATAAAATTGATGCTGCCTATCTGCAGGAAGTAGTAAAAGACTTTAACCAATATTTCTACATCTGCGGCCCTGATGCTATGGTAGATGAACTGGAACAAACGCTTATCGGGCTGGGCGTGCCAAAGGAGAAAGTGGTGCGGGAGCAGTTTTGA
- a CDS encoding type II toxin-antitoxin system VapB family antitoxin, with protein sequence MRTNIELDDALVQQAIKLSKLRTKKEVVQEALKNYVAWMKKKQLLALRGKVTWERN encoded by the coding sequence ATGCGAACAAATATTGAATTAGATGATGCCCTTGTTCAGCAGGCCATTAAGCTCAGCAAGTTGAGGACTAAAAAAGAGGTAGTGCAGGAAGCATTGAAAAACTATGTAGCTTGGATGAAGAAAAAACAGCTTCTGGCTCTTAGAGGAAAGGTAACCTGGGAGAGAAATTAA